Sequence from the Candidatus Amarolinea dominans genome:
CGGGCAGAACAGATGGAAGACCGCTTACGCCACATACTGCTGGTGGATGATGAACCAGAAACATTGCGGCTGCTGCGTAAGGTGGTACAGGCTGAAGGGTATTCCGTGCAAGAGGCCGCGGATGGCGTGGAGGCCTTGAGCATTTATCGCCAGCGTGTACCTGACCTGATGTTGCTGGACATCATCATGCCGCGCCTGGACGGCATGGCCGTGCTGCGTGAAGTCCGCAGCCACAATGCGATTACCGGCATCATCATGGTGAGCGCGCTAACGTCGGAAAAGCTGACGTTGGAGGCAATGCAGGCCGGCGCCGATGACTACGTGAGCAAGCCCTTTCCCCTCAAGGAATTGCGCACGCGCATCAGCCAGGTGATCGAAAAGGTACGCCTGCGCCAGGAGAACGCCCAACTGCAGCGCCGCCTGGATGAAGCGAATGCCCGCATCAAGGCCCTGTTCGAGCGCTACACCTCTGCGCCGGTGGCCGAGCAGTTGATGTCCCAGGCAGAGATGCCGCAACTGGGCGGGGAGATCCAGGAAATCACGGTTCTCTTTGTGGATATTCGCGGCTTCACCCCCCTTGCCGAAGTGCTCGATCCGCGCGAGCTGGTCCAAATCCTGAATACGTACCTGGCGATTGCGGCCGATGCCATGCTCAAGGCTGGCGGCACGGTAGATAAATTTATGGGCGACTCCGCCATGGCGATGTTCAACGCACCGGCGCGCCAACCAGACCATGTCTGGCGCGCGCTGCAGACAGCCGCCGACATTCAGAAGGGACAGCATGTCTTACGGGAGACCGCGGGCAACCAGGGGCTGAGTTTTGGCATCGGGCTGCACACCGGCAAGGCGCTGGTGGGCAATATCGGCACAGCGCAGTTGATGAACTTCACCGCCATTGGCGACTGCGTCAACGTGGCGCAGCGCCTGCAGGCCATGTCGCACGGCGGCCAGGTCCTCTTGAGCGCAGACTCCTATCGCCATGTGTTTTCCGCGGTGGAAGTGCGCAGCCTGGGCGAAATGCGTGTGCGGGGCCGCAGCGAACCGATCACCGTCTACGAATTTTTAGGCTTCAAGGGTGAGAAATGAGCTTTCGTCTATTTCATTCCTCCCATTCCTCCCATCCCTCCCATCCCTCCCATCCCTCCCATCCCTCTCGCATCCGTCGTTTGTGGCTGCCTGGCGCCCTGTTGGGCCTGTGGCTGGTCGCCATCCTGCTGCTGCCGGGCGCAAGCCTGGCGCAGCAAACCGTCACCACGGAGCAGGTGACGGCCGTGGCTCGTGAACTGTGGTGCCCGCTCTGCAACAGTGTGCGCCTCGACACCTGCGAACTGAAGGCGTGTGAGCAGATGCGCGAAATGATTGCCGAAAAACTGGCGGCCGGCGCCAGCACCGCTGAGATCAAGGCGTACTTCATTCAGCAGTACGGGCCGCAGGTGCTCGGTGAGCCGCCGCGCCAGGGCTTCAACTGGCTGGCCTGGGTCGTTCCCTTTGCCGCGCTCGCCCTCGCCGGGGCCTGGGTCTTCTACGCCCTGCGCCGTTGGACGCGGCGCCCGCTCACGGCTGTTGCCCGCGTGACGCCCGCGCCGCTTGACGATCTGCCCGTGGAGCAGTTACAACGCTTACAAGAGGAGTTGCGCAAGATTGACTAACTCATCGCTCGATCCTGCCGTCTCGCCCGCGCCGCCTTCCAATAGCCAGGCCGTGCGCTGGGCGGTGATTGCCATCGCCGTCCTGTTCGTGGCGTTCTTTGCCTATGCCCTGGTGGCCAAGCGCGAGGCCCCGCGTCCCTCGGCCGGCGCCGCGCCCGACTTCTCCCTTTCGCTCTTCGCAGATTACCGCGGTGGTTTTGGCGACACGCTCAGCCTGGCCGACCTCGAAGGCAAAGTCGTGGTCCTCAATTTTTGGGCCAGTTGGTGCGACCCGTGCAAGGAAGAAGCGGCAACCCTGCAGAAGGCTTCTGTTGATTACGCCAACCGCGGCGTCGTTTTCGTTGGCGTGGATTACCTGGATCAGGAACCTGTCGCACTGCGTTACCTGAAAGAGTACGAGATTACCTACGCCAAC
This genomic interval carries:
- a CDS encoding response regulator, with translation MEDRLRHILLVDDEPETLRLLRKVVQAEGYSVQEAADGVEALSIYRQRVPDLMLLDIIMPRLDGMAVLREVRSHNAITGIIMVSALTSEKLTLEAMQAGADDYVSKPFPLKELRTRISQVIEKVRLRQENAQLQRRLDEANARIKALFERYTSAPVAEQLMSQAEMPQLGGEIQEITVLFVDIRGFTPLAEVLDPRELVQILNTYLAIAADAMLKAGGTVDKFMGDSAMAMFNAPARQPDHVWRALQTAADIQKGQHVLRETAGNQGLSFGIGLHTGKALVGNIGTAQLMNFTAIGDCVNVAQRLQAMSHGGQVLLSADSYRHVFSAVEVRSLGEMRVRGRSEPITVYEFLGFKGEK
- a CDS encoding cytochrome c-type biogenesis protein CcmH, which produces MWLPGALLGLWLVAILLLPGASLAQQTVTTEQVTAVARELWCPLCNSVRLDTCELKACEQMREMIAEKLAAGASTAEIKAYFIQQYGPQVLGEPPRQGFNWLAWVVPFAALALAGAWVFYALRRWTRRPLTAVARVTPAPLDDLPVEQLQRLQEELRKID
- a CDS encoding TlpA family protein disulfide reductase, encoding MTNSSLDPAVSPAPPSNSQAVRWAVIAIAVLFVAFFAYALVAKREAPRPSAGAAPDFSLSLFADYRGGFGDTLSLADLEGKVVVLNFWASWCDPCKEEAATLQKASVDYANRGVVFVGVDYLDQEPVALRYLKEYEITYANGPDLASQIARRYRIQGVPETFFIRADGTVDWFKIGPLSASELNNCLDQLTSGGSCK